The Candidatus Poribacteria bacterium genomic interval ATTCGCTCAACTCACCGAGACCCTGCAACCGTCAGATCGATTCCTGCTCTTCATGCTTGGACACGCGTCTCGCACTGGCAGAGGAGCTCCGAAGTTTAATTTGATGGGGCGGGATATTACTGAAGCGGAGTATGTAACGCTCATCAACAGTGTTCCCGCCGAGAATCAGATTTTAATCTTCGGTTTCCCTTATAGCGGCAGGCTTGTGCCGCAGCTCAGTAAGCCGGGACGCATTATTATCACCTCAAGCTCACCAAATGAGGGTTATTCGCTACAGGCCGGGTTCGGCGATGTTTTTGTTGACGCGTTTTCCACCGCCGACAGCGACACAAATAGGGATGGCGACGTCTCCGTGTTAGAAGCATTTTTACTGCTACAGAAGAGAACAGAAGCATGGTATACACAAGACGGAAGTTTTCAGTCGGAACATCCGCACCTTGACGATAACGGCGATAGAAACGCCACTCGAAACCTAACAATTGCAACTGAGACACCACTTAACGGGACAGATGATGGCACACTCGCGGAGAAAACATTCTTAGGGACACGCCGCTCTGTCTTAGAAAGCACACCACCTCCGCCCGAACCTGAAGTCCACGCCGATGCGTCGCCGGTTTTACCTCCTGAAGCGCATGAACGCGAACATCCAGAGACACCAGTTGCCTCCCGAAACTCTGAGAATCGTAGGTCGTCTCTACCTTACGACTTTATCAGCGAGGCAGATGAGAAAACAATCCGCGAAGCCGTTGATATGGCACCCTCTCAAGAGGATTATCCAGAGGACGGTGCTGCTGTCCTTTGGGAGAGCGTTGACGTTGACATCGATGAAAAGAGTCGTTATATCTATTCCACACGGCGCGTTGTCAAAATCTTTAATGAGAACGGCGCAAACCTTGCCGAAGTCAGCATCCCCTATATGCGTGGGAAAGACGATGTCACTATCCATCATGCCCGAACACTTACCCCTGACGGTAGACGTGTTGAACTCGATTTAAGCGAAATCATAGCGGATGTCCCACCGCCGAGTGCTGTGGAGGCGGGGTTAGATGTCGATGCACGTCTGATGTACTTCACACTCCCAGCGATTACTGACGGTTGTATTATAGACTATGCCTATTCGACGAACAACATTGGGCACGTCATGAGAGGCGAGTTTTGGCGCAAGGTTTATTTCCAAGGACCGCAGCCAGTGCAATACTATCGGTTCACCGTGCATATTCCGAAGAAGAAACATCTCTATTATCAAGTTTCGGGGGCACCGGTGGCTCCCGTGGGTTTGGAATCAAGTGTCTCTTTTCTCGATATCGAACCCACAATTACGGAGAACAACTATATTCGCACCTATACTTTTGAAGTGCAAGACGTTCCACCCTTGAAAGAGGAATACCTGATGCCCGCGCCGCAGGATCTCGCCTACAGCATTAGTATCTCCTCAATTGACTCTTGGGACAAACTCGTGACGTGGTATGCGACACTCATTCGGGAACAGGACACCATCACACCTGCTATTGAGGAAAAGACGAAACAACTGCTCCGAGGGGCTTGGTCCCGAAAGGAGAAGGTGAAGCGACTTTACGAATATGTCGCGACAAACATCCGCTATCTCGGTTATGAACTCGGAATTTGGGCGATTAAACCGTATCCGGCTGACTTTGTTTTGAAAGTTAGTGCGGGAGATTGTAAAGACAAAACGACGCTCCTCTCCACGATGCTTTCATCTGCCGGTATTAATTCCTATCCTGTTCTCATTTCCGCTGGTGATACGCGGGGTGTTAATGCGCACCTTCCAGACGGTGGCTCAGAGGTCAAAGCGGTGCCTTCTCTTGCCTACTTCAATCACATGATCCTTGCCGTTGAAGGCGACAAAGACGATGAATTTATCTGGCTCGATCCAACAGCAGAAACCTGTCCCTTTGGCGATTTTCCTTCCGGGGACCAAGACAGGTGGACACTCATCATCAACCCGCGGTTTCTAACAGAAAATAAGGCATCAAACGATGATACAGCGTCCAATGATATGGAGAATAGGCTCTATCTCTTTCAGAAAAGTCCTTCCCTTGATGCGACCACGAATCTGAAGCGGGTTCATACTGATGTAGAAGTGAAAAAAGATATGAGTGTCTCTGTTCGCCAGGAACTAACGGTCACCGGCAGTTTCAACATGAAACTTCGGAGTCAACTCTCACATTTTGAGACC includes:
- a CDS encoding DUF3857 and transglutaminase domain-containing protein, producing MRQTLIIILAICLISTTAFAADYVLIVGGAAGEKSFYDAFWSATSRFHELLTDEYGYTPEQITFLFEDIGDSEKQGLVDAESKRDQVLAAFAQLTETLQPSDRFLLFMLGHASRTGRGAPKFNLMGRDITEAEYVTLINSVPAENQILIFGFPYSGRLVPQLSKPGRIIITSSSPNEGYSLQAGFGDVFVDAFSTADSDTNRDGDVSVLEAFLLLQKRTEAWYTQDGSFQSEHPHLDDNGDRNATRNLTIATETPLNGTDDGTLAEKTFLGTRRSVLESTPPPPEPEVHADASPVLPPEAHEREHPETPVASRNSENRRSSLPYDFISEADEKTIREAVDMAPSQEDYPEDGAAVLWESVDVDIDEKSRYIYSTRRVVKIFNENGANLAEVSIPYMRGKDDVTIHHARTLTPDGRRVELDLSEIIADVPPPSAVEAGLDVDARLMYFTLPAITDGCIIDYAYSTNNIGHVMRGEFWRKVYFQGPQPVQYYRFTVHIPKKKHLYYQVSGAPVAPVGLESSVSFLDIEPTITENNYIRTYTFEVQDVPPLKEEYLMPAPQDLAYSISISSIDSWDKLVTWYATLIREQDTITPAIEEKTKQLLRGAWSRKEKVKRLYEYVATNIRYLGYELGIWAIKPYPADFVLKVSAGDCKDKTTLLSTMLSSAGINSYPVLISAGDTRGVNAHLPDGGSEVKAVPSLAYFNHMILAVEGDKDDEFIWLDPTAETCPFGDFPSGDQDRWTLIINPRFLTENKASNDDTASNDMENRLYLFQKSPSLDATTNLKRVHTDVEVKKDMSVSVRQELTVTGSFNMKLRSQLSHFETNEEKIEFFHKALELDDRAKVTDLKVHGLSELQGELKVELTWTCKEYLYAIGSQFVLELPLVKHPYAELLSEERRRYPAAIGKALSLEDKVSVSTEAPFRINTVPQEQTLKTEVSEIQLRYTQSKRKAEMNQTIRFLTPNVKPEDILYLKDVVRIASNRGPKRFILTQD